A stretch of the Aphis gossypii isolate Hap1 chromosome 2, ASM2018417v2, whole genome shotgun sequence genome encodes the following:
- the LOC114125793 gene encoding ribonuclease Z, mitochondrial isoform X2 → MKLSKLEHVFITHSNWLNIGGLPGLALTVQDVGVPNIELHGPQGIEELFVATKRFVVLRDLKITASKSDPFKPYEDNAIVVHYVPLISNKRCNEIRSMSENSIEMNNSQAQQNIDDSLEDDTNYYDYENIQESDKKEKNKRKRSNSEPRTDDKKFITDNTLSRISNIAMSYVCRLKPKPGFLDLDKCVKHNVPPGPLLGLLKSGKDITLSDGTLVKSSDVTSPDDPGPVFIVVECPSEDYIDSLLNESIFSKHQHGVVNEDDIAFMVVHFTPQDVRNDPRYQSWMNLFPPETYHLLLNNENKCLGSTAIHRIQYKLNMLDENIYPLLKDNGIPIINQQEKVINVNSSSINSLTINGQTNLSFNLRPNKYIDRSSTLSLDIDEFIEETFKVDGFKEKLAQVKQEILNASSTDTNIYPKITFLGTGSCIPSKTRNTSGILMYTGENECVLLDSGEGTYGQLVRHFGVTGAETVLSDLKAIYVSHLHADHHIGLIGILSVRQKMKASGQLKLDHPLYLLAPVQIMTWLNFYHRRFTELNEEFQIVSNLDLDFESSTKLRIKNLLKQTNMSDIETTLVRHCPNAFGVSFTHKNGWKVTYSGDTMPCDSLVKLGKNSNLLIHEATMEDQLAFEARRKMHSTMSQAINIGKKMNAKFTILTHFSQRYAKIPYMPNNDLPSNVGIAFDNMEIAPNVLHKLPLMYPALKMIFAEHFEEMEAKCFKLKLKEEKAKARK, encoded by the exons ATGAAACTGTCAAAGTTGGAACATGTGTTTATCACACATTCAAATTGGTTGAATATTGGTGGTTTACCAGGATTAGCTTTAACGGTTCAAGATGTTGGTGTACCAAACATAGAACTGCACGGACCCCAAGGAATA gAAGAATTGTTTGTTGCTACTAAAAGATTTGTAGTATTACGTGATCTTAAAATTACTGCTAGTAAAAGTGATCCTTTTAAGCCATATGAAGACAATGCAATAGTTGTCCATTATGTGCCATTGATATCAAACAAACGATGTAATGAAATTCGATCAATGTCTGAAAA CTCAATTGAAATGAATAATTCACAGGctcaacaaaatattgatgattCTTTAGAAGACGataccaattattatgattatgaaaatatacaagaatcagataaaaaagaaaaaaataaacgtaaaagAAGCAATTCTGAACCTAGAACTG atgataaaaaatttataactgaTAATACTTTGAGTAGAATTAGTAATATAGCCATGTCATATGTTTGTCGTCTTAAACCAAAACCAGGATTTTTAGACTTGGACAAATGTGTTAAACATAATGTTCCTCCTGGACCATTATTGGGATTATTAAAATCTGGTAAAGATATAACCTTATCTGATGGAACCCTAGTTAAATCAAGTGATGTAACATCTCCTGATGATCCAGGGCCAGTTTTTATTG ttgttgAATGTCCAAGTGAAGATTATATTGACTCATTGTTAAACGagtcaattttttcaaaacatcaaCATGGTGTAGTGAATGAAGATGATATTGCATTTATGGTTGTTCATTTTACTCCACAGGATGTGAGAAATGATCCAAG gtatCAATCGTGGATGAATTTATTTCCACCTGAAAcataccatttattattaaataatgaaaataaatgtctgGGTAGTACTGCAATACATAGAATAcagtataaattgaatatgttagatgaaaatatatatccatTATTAAAAGACAATGGCATTCCTA ttattaatcaaCAAGAAAAAGTAATCAATGTAAATTCTTCAAGTATAAATTCTTTGACTATAAATGGACAaactaatttatcatttaatttgagACCAAACAAATATATAGACAG GTCTAGCACGTTAAGTTTAGATATTGATGAGTTCATCGAAGAAACATTCAAGGTTGATGGTTTCAAAGAAAAGTTAGCTCAAGTAAaacaagaaattttaaatgcttcTTCTACCGATACAAACATTTATCctaaaattacatttcttGGTACAGGTTCATGTATACCAAGTAAAACGAGAAATACTAGTGGTATTCTAATGTATACTGg TGAGAACGAATGTGTATTGTTAGACTCTGGAGAAGGAACATATGGACAATTAGTGCGGCACTTTGGTGTAACTGGTGCTGAAACAGTATTGAGTGACTTAAAAGCTATTTATGTGTCTCATTTACACGCGGACCATCATATTGGTTTGATTGGAATATTAAGCGTACGACAAAAAATGAAAGCAAGTGGACAGCTTAAACTAGATCATCCTCTATATTTGCTAGCACCTGTACAAATTATGACttggttaaatttttatcatagaaGATTTACAGAACTAAATGAAGAATTTCAAATTGTGTCTAACTTAGatttg gatttTGAATCATCAACAaagttaagaataaaaaatttattaaaacaaactaaTATGTCAGATATAGAAACTACTTTAGTTAGACACTGTCCCAATGCATTTGGTGTATCATTTACTCATAAAAATGGTTGGAAAGTAACATATTCTGGTGACACAATGCCTTGTGATTCATTGGTCAAATTAG gcaAGAATAGTAATCTTTTAATACATGAAGCTACAATGGAAGATCAATTAGCGTTTGAAGCTAGACGAAAAATGCATTCAACTATGTCCCAAGCtataaatattggtaaaaaaatgaatgctAAATTTACTATTCTCACACATTTTAGTCAACGTTATGCCAAAATTCCATATATGCCAAATAATGATCTTCCAAGTAATGTTGGAATAGCTTTTGACAACATGGAG ATTGCTCCAAATGTCTTACACAAATTACCATTGATGTATCCTGCCCTCAAAATGATATTTGCAGAACACTTTGAAGAAATGGaagcaaaatgttttaaattgaaattaaaagaagaaaaagcTAAAgctcgaaaataa
- the LOC114125789 gene encoding integrator complex subunit 8: MDVDLLRPGMIPIAPNTKLWFEFLIEPSLLEEHLNKDHPDPSAAELLIKFLYSSMERPKDLPLIDIDDLMDNSRIDKKIEYRKRKKYECLKMLAMKIVSFWEWDLNILETRVPISLQIIFVQDLLELVSCGLNLIDFETHNSIENLSALKDEQVFAVALFHRWTLTVIINYTLSKKSSFSLGPIQDGNEDVLLKLEMQSEHSEQMLLRLLDLKRSSYTIPTINTFDPPDELRPLNCYWFKGLTVSSAEFRSQIMYDYAKYKFFKAQYEEAGIYFNMCKELNMNLTPSSFHKIKLEELNGFCAACSSKITENSSLLMQFLYSTQTNHNEILRILEIDNQIMEIPMFLRDSLELDLASMLSLGKFTASRDMLLHIHTLNAIRRASVTSGEIVLLPPEDYVTKIKFNLRGPEIFLKDLKLCMKIKDKKFRKNIKMFVCNVLLKCPKNLVKDILKDGHEEIHELFGDEDIHQLLTLPEDIPTVNIDMSKRLNRLKITQINNVNVQKLLLKNKISIEYDPSNLRNLLQQLHKMDMDPLFSILDINYEWQVPLPLQSLLIGLPNGLFKYLVIILIAKSKEMIKLNDFERAKLLLRESETETKINNSIMYSKIRQLISWEGLYTEMLQFQHEFKNFAIGDLVERCKQCLEFVQSDNLIPRQEIAEQCILTLLNVGEWEYLTKRHYNCFKLPLAIAYTCLDVNKFKGTKKSAKEVWDLILPVFDYGYSATNKRPLDGDPQCTQNRVLSQSDMMHVFLSLRDQNAIQIVLSLLAKIQNFLRDESAMELIMPFLNIWPVIPNGMNIPLRNITEVLGIVLTESLKYHPNHIILLKLKGDLQYVMGHYSSAMKWYLEAIVIVSDYFARPVLKPMIEDYVYKRMMKCCMQMQNFTQAAILCLFQEEIDYATAYKCASETNSCDALDEYYDYIWDINLLEFLIYWHTKLNHQEHRQKLLKTIGALELNANNNEEIKREAANIRKLKFLRALSQQYVHP; encoded by the exons ATGGATGTAGATCTTTTGCGCCCAGGCATGATACCGATTGCACCAAACACAAAACTTTGGTTTGAATTTCTCATCGAACCATCTCTGCTCGAAGAACATTTGAACAAAGATCATCCAG ATCCTAGTGCTGCAGAATTACTGATAAAATTTCTTTATTCATCTATGGAGAGGCCAAAAGATTTGCCATTGATTGATATTGATGATTTAATGGATAACTCaagaattgataaaaaaattgaatatcgcaaacgtaaaaaatatgaatgtttgaaaatgttggCAATGAAAATTGTCAGTTTTTGGGAATGGGAcctaaacattttagaaactag ggtACCAATTAgtcttcaaataatatttgtacaagaTCTTTTAGAGTTAGTTTCATGTGGTctcaatttaattgattttgagACTCACaattcaattgaaaatttatcagCGCTAAAAGATGAACAAGTATTTGCTGTTGCACTATTTCATCGATGGACATtaactgttattataaattatacactgtCCAAAAAATCATCATTTTCTTTAGGCCCCATACA AGATGGAAATGaagatgttttattaaaattagaaatgcaAAGTGAACATAGTGAACAAATGTTGTTAAGACTTCTAGATTTGAAAAGATCATCATATACAATACcaactataaatacatttgatcCTCCAGATGAGTTAAGacctttaaattgttattggttTAAAGGCTTAACTGTGTCATCAGCTGAATTTCGTTCTCag attatgtatgattatgcaaaatataaattctttaaagCACAATATGAAGAAgctggtatttattttaatatgtgtaaaGAATTGAATATGAACTTAACACCAAGttcttttcataaaataaaactagaaGAATTAAATGGATTCTGTGCAGCCTGTTCATCtaaaataacagaaaattCTAGTTTATTAATGCAATTTTTGTATTCTACCCAAACCAACCATAAT GAAATTCTCAGAATTTTAGAAATAGATAACCAGATTATGGAGATTCCAATGTTTTTAAGAGATTCGTTGGAACTTGATTTGGCTTCCATGTTATCTTTGGGGAAATTTACTGCATCAAGAGACATGTTACTTCATATACATACATTGAATGCTATTCGAAGAGCATCAGTAACTTCTGGAGAAATTGTGTTGTTACCTCCTGAAGattatgttacaaaaattaaattcaacctAAGAGGTCCtgagatatttttaaag gatttaaaactttgtatgaaaattaaagataaaaaatttagaaaaaacatAAAGATGTTTGTATGTAATGTTTTACTAAAATGTCCTAAGAATTTGGTAAAGGATATCTTAAAAGATGGTCATGAAGAAATACATGAATTATTTGGCGATGAAGATatacatcaattattaacGTTACCTGAAGATATACCTACTGTTAACATTGATATGTCTAAACGTTTgaatcgattaaaaataactcaaataa ataatgtaaatgtacaaaaattattactaaaaaacaaaataagcaTTGAATATGATCCGAGCAATTTACGTAACTTGCTACaacaattacataaaatgGATATGGATCCattgtttagtattttagatattaattatgaa tGGCAAGTTCCATTACCTTTGCAAAGTCTATTAATAGGATTACCTAATgggttatttaaatatttggttattatactaatagcaAAATCAAAAGAAATGATTAAGTTAAAT gacttTGAAAGAGCAAAATTGTTACTACGAGAATCTGAAacagaaacaaaaattaataatagcattATGTACTCAAAAATTAGACAACTGATTTCATGGGAAGGATTGTATACTGAAATGCTTCAGTTCCAACatgaattcaaaaattttg ccATTGGAGATCTTGTAGAACGCTGTAAGCAATGTCTAGAATTTGTACAAagtgataatttaatacctcGTCAAGAAATTGCTGAACAATGTATATTAACTCTATTAAATGTTGGTGAATGGGAATATTTGACAAAAAgacattataattgttttaaattaccatTAGCAATTGCTTATACTTGTCttgatgttaataaatttaaaggcACTAAAAAAAGTGCCAAAGAAGTATGGGATTTAA TTCTACCTGTGTTTGATTATGGTTATTCTGCTACTAATAAAAGACCTTTAGATGGTGATCCTCAATGTACTCAAAATCGAGTTTTAAGTCAAAGTGACATGATGCATGTATTTTTGAGTTTAAGGGACCAAAATGCCATTCAAATAGTTCTTTCATTATTagcaaaaattcaaaattttcttAGAGATGAATCTGCTATGGAACTTATAATGccttttttgaatatttggcCAGTCATTCCCaa tggtaTGAATATTCCTCTAAGAAATATAACAGAAGTGTTAGGAATTGTATTAACCGAATCACTTAAGTATCAtccaaatcatataattttacttaaactaAAAGGCGATCTGCAAtatg TAATGGGCCACTACAGTTCTGCAATGAAATGGTACTTGGAagctattgttattgttagCGATTACTTTGCACGGCCAGTTTTAAAGCCAATGATAGaagattatgtttataaaagaatGATGAAATGTTGCATGCAAATGCAAAATTTTACCCAG gcAGCAATATTATGTCTGTTCCAAGAAGAAATAGATTATGCAACTGCATATAAATGCGCTTCTGAGACAAATTCATGTGATGCTTTggatgaatattatgattacatatgggatataaatttgttggaatttcttatatattggcatacaaaattaaatcatcagGAACACAGACAAAAACtt ttGAAAACAATTGGTGCGTTGGAgttaaatgcaaataataatgaagaaaTTAAAAGAGAAGCAGCCAACAtaagaaaactaaaatttttaagagcACTATCACAGCAATATGTACAtccgtaa
- the LOC114125778 gene encoding uncharacterized protein LOC114125778, whose amino-acid sequence MSPLVVVAGQRCSGPALCIAVFLIISKKVFGLDLDTIDANVSLTTTIDYDIPVQDMASETLMAISPCHQFETEFEFYSPGYPQPYPNNTECIRLLEAGPGEIIELDFRDSFTIEPSIGCKHDHLEIRDGPYGYSVPSYYYCGNQFPPKIISSGKYLWLRFRSDENIEYEGFHAVYKFIKKPPPDIEKSELPPCRKFVDGSQGYINSTDVDDLKNKTLANQVPLDCMWIIRVKPGWKIQLNFKEFSLEKPNDCGLNVVEIFSNRTDMASRLKVFCGSIAEMVQSSGDTLHVRFLAEGKGVKSKFSALYTAYRTKTKDEACGSDQYDCEDLTCIASELRCNKVENCRFRWDEDGCPQEDNRLMQLFSSFDIIVILVVFFLILCGMCSAFITNIVRKLVHDHRIIKEHMRHSREDHLDQIGRMNVTDEQSLEDSGPHGHDYPQSDNSSQTTNLIQSKHTNNISSSDCYVPSGDLIPVLMKHDAPRLYPSVEDEEGDGLMSSYPITAETKDIECQTRESLFDTSVVPKTAGHYRVRPSESPFRPPLGFSTFGYRKDSDSSTDAKPSKFRAEAVIEMDKFSSELNQRPYSIESTKSAPDVIVMH is encoded by the exons gtattgcggtatttttaataatttcaaaaaaagtatttggattag atttggATACAATCGATGCTAATGTTTCGTTAACAACTACTATTGATTATGATATACCGGTTCAAGATATGGCATCTGAAACTTTGATGGCTATTTCACCGTGTCATCAGTTTGAAACAGAATTTGAGTTCTACTCTCCGGGTTATCCTCAACCTTATCCCAATAATACAGAATGTATCAGATTGTTAGAAG CTGGTCCTGGAGAGATAATTGAACTTGACTTTAGGGACTCGTTCACGATAGAACCAAGTATTGGGTGTAAGCACGATCATTTGGAAATTCGAGATGGCCCATACGGATATTCAGTTCCATCGTATTACTATTGTGGAAATCAATTTCCGCCCAA AATAATTTCATCGGGCAAATACTTGTGGTTAAGATTTCGATCggatgaaaatattgaatatgaaGGATTTCACGCcgtttataaattcattaagaaACCTCCGCCAg acatagAGAAATCGGAGCTTCCACCGTGTCGTAAATTTGTGGATGGTTCACAGGGGTACATAAATAGTACTGACGTTGAcgatttaaagaataaaacgCTTGCAAACCAAGTACCGTTGGATTGCATGTGGATAATACGAGTAAAACCTGGTTGGAAG attcagcTTAACTTCAAAGAGTTCTCTCTAGAAAAACCTAACGATTGTGGATTGAACGTAGTGGAAATTTTTTCAAACCGCACAGACATGGCTTCGCGGCTCAAAGTGTTTTGTGGGTCGATAGCTGAAATGGTACAATCATCGGGGGACACGTTGCACGTGCGATTCTTGGCAGAGGGGAAGGGCGTGAAATCGAAGTTCTCGGCACTTTACACTGCATATCGTACCAAAACTAAAGACGAAG CATGCGGTAGTGATCAGTACGATTGTGAAGACTTAACATGTATTGCGTCCGAATTACGTTGCAATAAAGTCGAGAATTGTCGTTTTCGATGGGATGAAGACGGGTGTCCT caaGAAGACAACAGATTAATGCAACTTTTTTCAAGTTttgatataatagttattctagtagtattttttttaatattatgcggCATGTGTTCAGCATTCATTACCAATATCGTCCGAAAACTTGTGCACGATCATCGAATCATAAAA gaACATATGCGCCATTCAAGAGAAGATCATTTAGATCAAATAGGAAGAATGAATGTAACAGACGAACAATCACTTGAGGATTCTGGTCCACATGGACATGACTATCCGCAAAGTGACAATAGTAGTCAAACCACCAACCTAATTCAAAGCAAACATACTAATAACATATCTAGTTCTGATTGTTATGTTCCATCAGGTGACCTTATTCCAGTGTTAATGAAGCATGACGCTCCTCGTCTTTATCCTTCAGTTGAAGATGAAGAAGGTGATGGTTTGATGAGTTCCTATCCAATAACAGCTGAAACTAAAGATATTGAGTGTCAAACTAGAGAGAGCCTTTTTGACACTTCAGTTGTACCTAAAACTGCTGGCCACTATAGAGTAAGGCCGTCAGAATCACCTTTCAGACCGCCATTAGGATTTTCTACTTTTGGATATCGAAAAGATTCAGACAGTTCCACTGATGCAAAGCCATCAAAATTTAGAGCTGAGGCTGTTATTGAAATGGATAAGTTTTCGTCAGAACTAAATCAAAGGCCTTATAGTATTGAATCAACTAAATCAGCTCCAGACGTCATAGTTATGCATTGA
- the LOC114125793 gene encoding ribonuclease Z, mitochondrial isoform X1, producing MSFKLFNKLLQKFIHTNCQLFYFRNPNTILKQMAKNVSLSTATNKQNRIKIKGKSKFPPGIVKFQVLGSGANGAPRCLYLFTDHSRYLFNCGEGTQRLAHEHKMKLSKLEHVFITHSNWLNIGGLPGLALTVQDVGVPNIELHGPQGIEELFVATKRFVVLRDLKITASKSDPFKPYEDNAIVVHYVPLISNKRCNEIRSMSENSIEMNNSQAQQNIDDSLEDDTNYYDYENIQESDKKEKNKRKRSNSEPRTDDKKFITDNTLSRISNIAMSYVCRLKPKPGFLDLDKCVKHNVPPGPLLGLLKSGKDITLSDGTLVKSSDVTSPDDPGPVFIVVECPSEDYIDSLLNESIFSKHQHGVVNEDDIAFMVVHFTPQDVRNDPRYQSWMNLFPPETYHLLLNNENKCLGSTAIHRIQYKLNMLDENIYPLLKDNGIPIINQQEKVINVNSSSINSLTINGQTNLSFNLRPNKYIDRSSTLSLDIDEFIEETFKVDGFKEKLAQVKQEILNASSTDTNIYPKITFLGTGSCIPSKTRNTSGILMYTGENECVLLDSGEGTYGQLVRHFGVTGAETVLSDLKAIYVSHLHADHHIGLIGILSVRQKMKASGQLKLDHPLYLLAPVQIMTWLNFYHRRFTELNEEFQIVSNLDLDFESSTKLRIKNLLKQTNMSDIETTLVRHCPNAFGVSFTHKNGWKVTYSGDTMPCDSLVKLGKNSNLLIHEATMEDQLAFEARRKMHSTMSQAINIGKKMNAKFTILTHFSQRYAKIPYMPNNDLPSNVGIAFDNMEIAPNVLHKLPLMYPALKMIFAEHFEEMEAKCFKLKLKEEKAKARK from the exons ATGtcgtttaagttatttaataaattactacaaaaatttatacatacgaattgtcagttattttatttccgtAATCCAAACACAATACTAAAACAAATGGCTAAAAATGTCTCACTATCTACTGCTACCAATAAACAGAACAGAATTAAAATCAAAGGTAAGTCCAAATTTCCACCGGGTATTGTGAAATTTCAAGTTCTTGGCAGTGGAGCAAATGGTGCTCCAAGATgcttatatttgtttacagaTCATTctag gtaCCTTTTTAATTGTGGAGAAGGTACACAAAGATTGGCACATGAACATAAAATGAAACTGTCAAAGTTGGAACATGTGTTTATCACACATTCAAATTGGTTGAATATTGGTGGTTTACCAGGATTAGCTTTAACGGTTCAAGATGTTGGTGTACCAAACATAGAACTGCACGGACCCCAAGGAATA gAAGAATTGTTTGTTGCTACTAAAAGATTTGTAGTATTACGTGATCTTAAAATTACTGCTAGTAAAAGTGATCCTTTTAAGCCATATGAAGACAATGCAATAGTTGTCCATTATGTGCCATTGATATCAAACAAACGATGTAATGAAATTCGATCAATGTCTGAAAA CTCAATTGAAATGAATAATTCACAGGctcaacaaaatattgatgattCTTTAGAAGACGataccaattattatgattatgaaaatatacaagaatcagataaaaaagaaaaaaataaacgtaaaagAAGCAATTCTGAACCTAGAACTG atgataaaaaatttataactgaTAATACTTTGAGTAGAATTAGTAATATAGCCATGTCATATGTTTGTCGTCTTAAACCAAAACCAGGATTTTTAGACTTGGACAAATGTGTTAAACATAATGTTCCTCCTGGACCATTATTGGGATTATTAAAATCTGGTAAAGATATAACCTTATCTGATGGAACCCTAGTTAAATCAAGTGATGTAACATCTCCTGATGATCCAGGGCCAGTTTTTATTG ttgttgAATGTCCAAGTGAAGATTATATTGACTCATTGTTAAACGagtcaattttttcaaaacatcaaCATGGTGTAGTGAATGAAGATGATATTGCATTTATGGTTGTTCATTTTACTCCACAGGATGTGAGAAATGATCCAAG gtatCAATCGTGGATGAATTTATTTCCACCTGAAAcataccatttattattaaataatgaaaataaatgtctgGGTAGTACTGCAATACATAGAATAcagtataaattgaatatgttagatgaaaatatatatccatTATTAAAAGACAATGGCATTCCTA ttattaatcaaCAAGAAAAAGTAATCAATGTAAATTCTTCAAGTATAAATTCTTTGACTATAAATGGACAaactaatttatcatttaatttgagACCAAACAAATATATAGACAG GTCTAGCACGTTAAGTTTAGATATTGATGAGTTCATCGAAGAAACATTCAAGGTTGATGGTTTCAAAGAAAAGTTAGCTCAAGTAAaacaagaaattttaaatgcttcTTCTACCGATACAAACATTTATCctaaaattacatttcttGGTACAGGTTCATGTATACCAAGTAAAACGAGAAATACTAGTGGTATTCTAATGTATACTGg TGAGAACGAATGTGTATTGTTAGACTCTGGAGAAGGAACATATGGACAATTAGTGCGGCACTTTGGTGTAACTGGTGCTGAAACAGTATTGAGTGACTTAAAAGCTATTTATGTGTCTCATTTACACGCGGACCATCATATTGGTTTGATTGGAATATTAAGCGTACGACAAAAAATGAAAGCAAGTGGACAGCTTAAACTAGATCATCCTCTATATTTGCTAGCACCTGTACAAATTATGACttggttaaatttttatcatagaaGATTTACAGAACTAAATGAAGAATTTCAAATTGTGTCTAACTTAGatttg gatttTGAATCATCAACAaagttaagaataaaaaatttattaaaacaaactaaTATGTCAGATATAGAAACTACTTTAGTTAGACACTGTCCCAATGCATTTGGTGTATCATTTACTCATAAAAATGGTTGGAAAGTAACATATTCTGGTGACACAATGCCTTGTGATTCATTGGTCAAATTAG gcaAGAATAGTAATCTTTTAATACATGAAGCTACAATGGAAGATCAATTAGCGTTTGAAGCTAGACGAAAAATGCATTCAACTATGTCCCAAGCtataaatattggtaaaaaaatgaatgctAAATTTACTATTCTCACACATTTTAGTCAACGTTATGCCAAAATTCCATATATGCCAAATAATGATCTTCCAAGTAATGTTGGAATAGCTTTTGACAACATGGAG ATTGCTCCAAATGTCTTACACAAATTACCATTGATGTATCCTGCCCTCAAAATGATATTTGCAGAACACTTTGAAGAAATGGaagcaaaatgttttaaattgaaattaaaagaagaaaaagcTAAAgctcgaaaataa